tgtattttcacaaatcaaaccaaaaaagcgcaataagttcaattgctgcaatgtaaaaatgaccaaggaaacGCCAGCtcacgcgcagaaccctaattcgcattgacacgttcatcccggcgctgattttcatcaactttccgttCCACCAGCAtcaagaacgcaagctgattgtgaaaccggcatactggaaagtccactggcagtccctggggcctgccatcgaactgaacgtgctaagcattaagcataacactaagctgttgatttcgtttgttgtggattacatagatatgctaagcatcctgcgcatggttgtgagtgtgcgtgtgtatgcaaaactgtcgccaaatgtattttattccggaatgttatgatccatcggtcaaagaaaggaaggtgtgcaTGATagtggcggattaggggaaGCGATGTCCCTAGGCGGAATGACGAGTTGAGGCGCCtctaaatggtaactgatgacagggaggagggggtactggcacacagctgttgggaaatagaacagtatacttatattgccggcgggggaggggggggctTCGACCacgggacccctacgatcatcggtcacaggccctacaattattgccggcatgaggggggaggggaggggagggcaAATTATTCTCCAGCCACGGTAccacaacgaccatctttccgcgggcccttgtcgctaaaactcttgtaaacatacataatgtccacttgtaaacatacgccatactacatactagagatcttcggcgaccgcctagtccgcctaccggtagatccgccgctggttcatgacggtgtttttttactgtagagtgcatccttccccctgcctgcagcgtatgcatcgggcaggagacagtgtggcagtatgcaagttacccgctggataggagcgaacCCGCGGCACCGTATtactcacatctgcatgcccgtcgtgggttctaaccgcgtatgaaccgtccgccgtagcaagagctgactatccggctacgtagtactcaagtcctgaaaaggccggaatgatcgcgtaggccataatgacaataataataataataataatacaaagaacttagcatagcagttcaCACCCGGGGTtcagagtttgtcttgactttgttgctgccgggctaccgctttggcgcgacaaatgcacggaatgcactcgaccaaaacatgaacctaccgatccgaacccactccaaggcattgccggtcaatcggcgtcatgataactactccaaaccaacaagccaccagattctggacggacaggggcagcaccatacgcgcaccttaataaacaaatccaggatcctcttttgtatgaattcaatgcaaaatgttgtttccacttgcatccGCTAGCTGAATGGGAAAgcaatgtgctacatatcacacgcacgtttgtttcgatcgtgtttctttttaacacccccaacagcagaaccggtcgcaaaaatggtagtgccaatccaatggttgtgttgtctctcaggtagcgagatgcGCAACCTCAAaaatgcgtacattttcatccactgcggctacaaaCAGTTGTGGGGTTTCTGCACGCacgcttacacacacacacacacaaacacacaaacacacacacacacacacacacgcgcgcgcgcgcacacatgcatgaacgcgcgcacgccagcacgcacgcactcatgcacgcacacacacgcacgtacgcgcgcacgcgagcacgcacgcacgaaagcgcgcacgccagcacgcacccacgaaagcgcgctcgcgagcacgcacccccgaagtcgcgcaagcacgcactccccccccccactagaccccccccccgcatgatctattacggctaccttattagtagaacggttggttcagctttcttgtagcatcctcaaccctagcgccgggcggggtgggggatcgcggtatgatagagtgaacggtcactttccccgcgctgtgtgtgtgtgtgtgtgtgtgtgtgtgtcgtggcccgaaaactcgagacagatttaggcatattattaaaaaaaatatttaattgcCACTATATACTGTGCTACATgctgcttagaaggtcgttgaagcatcaaacatgttcaaattaaaaaaaaattagattagtgttagacgttctcctacgcttgttttaataggcttcttcaccctcaactggcaggggcatcgaatggtctcatcagcagcggcacgaaataaaataaaccatcaatacaccgataacactttgaatcccaatccagcttctcccacagcgtctcaaggtcacacacaaattaataaatgctaacacccaccgataacaatacacaaccgcaatgcacatatgagtatcaacgcatacaccgcaacagccaatcagctggcggcggaaggcacgggcagaagcgccgCAAGTataagtaaggcaaggcagggtgagggagagagaagaagcggacgaaaaaatgggcaccaataattttaaattttttgaccgtttttttttttgctccgccgccataaatagttaatccatttcgccaacagatggcgctaaacttgctcgacccagcgcaggaatcgctgaagtccagcgcgggagaccagccaaaatctgcgctggccagcgcagattttggtacattttctgcgctggaaactgctcgaatttgcgcagcgggatgtttgttaacggcatttttggcgccacaacagctcgcgagcattggccacacgcgagaaagagatggcgctatggagggaaaaagcacggacgacggctgacagcgattggccgtctgacgcaccaacacatccaaaccttcgacagcgcgctcaggcgaggggtatgaggcggagccagggacgggtagctcgacgagctgcttgacaaatttgccgttcgagagaaaaggaaggcatgataaaattctcagaatgccataacgccttccgtcgctttgcacagcgggagcTCAAAGCTCAAGCGTTACTTAGCGAGTGCTCGAACCACAGTATAGCGCTGTGGGTTCTGTATTCggatgtaaacaaaaacacacacacttttttaaaatttcgatGCACATTGTCCAGTACTACgattaaatgtattttatttaactattATTCAATACTTATATGCCGCAATATATGGTTTTACACGTTTATATACGATTTCAACCATCACTTTGGATGGTATCAACTGATGCTGACGGCGTTGTTGTCTCTGCGTCAGGCACATGTATTGTTGCCGCTTCTAATGCTCGGGTCGTTTTTTCGTTAGCAGTAGCACAACGATTAAACGCACTAATTGTACCACTTGCAAAGCGATACaaataaagtaaaacacaTAATACACCGTACAACACACTTCTTAACAACACTTGCACATAAAAACCACTTGTCGATGCGGTGATCCAATGTCCTGTTTGCagtggaaaaataacaaggaAAGATTAGAATGCTTTCATATATGACATTATTTTATAATACTTTCCTTTCCATGCTATTTTGTGGGGTATGGCAACGTTGGTTTGCTTGAAGATACACAACGACCGGTGTGTTGGTCCAGTTGAGAATGTGCCGATCACGATCACAGCCGGCTTTAGTGATTGTTGTAGAAACTGTAACAAAGATCAATATCATTAAATCTgcattatttttacaattCATTGtgatttcatgaaaaagtaaagtgaaaagtaaagtaaaagtgaaaaagtaaaacatttcATCTTACCGGCGTCGTATTTCGtcggcatacacacacacagctgctCGATCATACTCGGACGAATGTTGCCAAATTTCGGGatgaaatgatgtttttcCTGTGGAATAATGTGTTCAAGCATTAAAAGATAGTTTATTTACTGAAATATGCACAGAACACTTACCTTTTCTCGAGATTTCACATAAAATTTCACGATTATTCTGCACACAATCTTTACGGGCGGTTGTCcgtgtttgtttacgtttctgACTTGACAGATATGCGAGCTGTCATGTGACGAAGTCAAATACATTCAAACCTCGCCAATTGCAAGTCTGCTTTTTCAATTGAATACAAAAAATCCGAGTTGTTCCCATAAATATGAGAAAAAGTCAGTTAATCCACATTgtataaaataacaaacatgaCAAAATACGCAGACATAAGTCGTGTTACAAAATGTCTTTCTAATAAACAAAatctatcttttttttgtagacaTATGATATACATGCAATTAGCGAGTTCTAATTGTATCATATATATTGCTATTTTCAAAGcggtttaaattaaaacaaacatcagtgttttttttttaaataatcggAAAGATAATTATAAACTTAATAAtgattaaaatgtattttattacatttatgtACAACGAAAACCGAACTAGTAAGCATGTTCATGCACGtgtgtaattatttgatatttttttgtgtgatccCAATATAAATGTTATGAAGTAAAAAAGACAATTTACTCTGTTCCTTTTTCAATTCTTCAAGATAAGGTTTTTTAATAGAAACATGaaagtttgtttaaaaaaacatatataaaTAGATATataaaaacacatacatacatatatatatatatatatatatatatatatatatatatatatatatatatatatatatattatatatattatatatatatatatatattatataatatataatatatatatatgttatatatatatacataatatatatatatatatatatatatatatatatatatattatatatatatatatatatatatatatatatatctatataacGATTCAGATcacatattttaaaacaaaattaacagaAACTTGTACtaaaattttatgaaaaaatataAGGTTTCCGCCATCCGCCAAAGGTATAATGATATATAAATAATTATATCAACAACTTATATATAACATATTATATCtattaaaatagaataaacCATATGATTAAATGTATATCAATAATATGATTAAATGTATATCAATAATTCTCTCTCAGCGATGCCGCTTGGGCTATATGTCCTCTCTGGCACTCTTCGTTCACGTCCCGCTCTATTTATTCCACATCGTCACTCCGGTCCACACCACTGATGCGCGCAATTCGCTCCTTTAACCGATCAGCCCATCTCTTTGACTATCACATCGTCCTTTCCACCTTTCGCCCCCTCTTATCATCCAATGCTTGACACCATTCCTTAACCTTTCCTTAGCTTCCCTCtccttttatgtttttttcaactCGTTAGCTGCTTATGAAAATAAGACTAGGCCAATTTAGGCACGTAGTATGTAAGATACTTTGTCAATcctaaatacaaaaaatacaaatacaaatacatgTTCGTAAATGAGTTCATTTCACTATCCATATCTTTGCCTACGAGTTCATTTCTAACCTATCCGTAATTCAGTCCGAAATTTGAACTTGTTAAAAGTCAAATTATTATTCAATCTCCAACAATAGCATTTGCTCGAACAgtattaattatttctttcTATTACAGATGGGAGGTAGTACATCCGCCAACGCTCAGCCAGCGGTAAGTAACACTACTTATGGTGTTGATGCATAACATTAATGctcttttcaaaactattatcCTATTTTATTTGCCTTTCATTAGCTGCACTATCTACAAAGTAGTTGTGAAAAGCTCAAATTCTTTAAAACCTGAAACgtgtttaaaaatttattCCTATATGAATTCTTCACTTCTATAGCCACAATCCCGGATGTGATACATTTTGAATGGCAACTTTCACGtctaaatatttcaaatatttcaaatttttttCAGTTCTTGTAGTCatataatttcaaatttttagCGAAGATGTTGTTTAAattctgtgttttgtttttttaaataaacgcATTTTTAATATGTATAAACTTGTACGCATTTATGTACTTCATTAGATTTGTATTTGAGTTGGTCTGGTTTTGTGCAAAATCCTTTGCAATAATGGATTAAAAATTGTCATCAGTTTTTATTTAAGATTTTAATGGTTTACACTTAATATAtgcaaaaaaatgttaaagtCGTTTTTTCTtagtattttttattgataCATGCTTGAAACTTGTATTGCTTGTAGTGACAACAAATAATTCAAGTATTGTTTTTTCAAGACTTGTGCGTTTTATATGTTGTATCAGTAGCGCTGCGATTTTAATAAGTTTATCGTTAAATAGATAAGTTTGAAATCTATACGACTACTAGAACCGACGAGAAACGCTTTTCTGTCGCGCAAAATCAAACTcccataaaaaatgtataaccTGCCCGGCAGATTATGGTTcgataaatgaaaaatgacaTTTGCTTGAACATTATTAATCATTTTGTTCTATTACAGATGATTTCCCGCAGAACAGCCGAAGCAGTGCCACTAGGAGGTACAGCTGTaagtattgtgtttttttttttgtaatagagACTGagcctcattcgcctctttcaATCTATAGATTAATTCTAAGcttaaaatgtgtgtgtgtgtgtttgtttgtgttcaaAAATTATTCATCATTTCGTTCTATTACAGATGCAGAGCCGCCAAGCAAATCCGTCAGCTTGCGTATCCACCGTAAGTATTACTATAGCCCCAACCATCCGGGGTTTTGAATCCTATTACGGAATAAATCTACAGTTTAGGAAATTGTTACAAACCGATAGTGAAATCGTACACCGTGACCGATTCTAAGCTAAATTTATTCTGTCACGGAGTCACAATTGATAAATGATACATAGCTCCATGATCTCAGCTAAATTATGACGTTCCTGGATAGGTGATTCTGTAATTCAGAGATACAATTTAGACTTCATTTAAATTGAActacaaatgaaaaatgtataacTCTCAGTTCTTAAATACCAGTGAGCGGCATATTATCAAAAAAATGGAAGTGAATACAGCAATAATAGCCAAAGATACGCGTTTTATTTCAGTGATATACATATACAATGTATTACATATCCTGATAGATCTGAACCAAAGTGAGTTGatatatcaggtgggcttattCAGTGCAATTGAACgtctaaaaacgaaaataggaagaaaatctggtttgacagttagatccataacaaactggatgctttgatgatttttctaTGGACTCGGACAATCGGTAGTCTATTGAACAGGACCAAAGTATATATTCACAGGCACTCTGAAAAGTTTCTTAGTTTAAGTATAAAATCATATTTGGTTCGGTTGGTACACAGCTCCTTGAATGCTGGctgaacggattcaataattgtTGCCTGGGTATTAGATTTGGCGAAGGAAATCTTTTTCTGGAATCCTGTAACCTTCAAATCTTCGTTTAAATCCAAGAACTAGGGCCACGTaagttttttgtcttctttcttcttgctACGCTTGAGTAAAACCACATACCATTCCTGCGAGATATCGTTTCAACTGCACAGCATACTAGATTTGGTTATGGAACAAACCAAAGTGGGTttattatacaggtgggcttatcccgaacaatttgacagccgtgctgtagaaaaatgaaaacgaaatgactggaggggattcgatcatttgttgatgtgtgcgtgtgaattccaatggctgttttggttgatgtgtcgtagcaaagtgggtatagggactaggtgggcttataggtttggcgggaaggccatattgaacgaacgaatgacaggaggggattcgattgTGATACGTAGTTTTTCACCCACACTACGACACATCATCCAAAATAGCCATTGGaattcacacgcatacatcaacaaatgatcgaatcccctcctgtcatttcgttttcatttttctacagtACGGCTGTCAATttgttcgggataagcccacctgtataataaACCCACTTTGTGTCGTAGTATGGGTGAAAAACTACGTATCAcaatcgaatcccctcctgtcattCGATCGTCCAATATGGCCTTCCCGCCAAACCTATAAGCCCACCTAGTCCCTATACCCACTTTGGAACAAACCGTCAAATTGTGTGTCGATGTCAAAGTGTATGAAGACCAGGTGGTCTCGtccaaggtgtgtttatttagaaggtgaattattagcgcgtttgccgggcgccatcattgagtattgttatgtcaaatcgcatacaattttttATACCCCGCTccagcccttcccgattttaataccggagcacccagtattgttatgtcaagtcgtgaaatgtcaatttgctctgaagcacttcacctcctaatatccatacatCTTGGTCTCGTCCCATACAAATTGACAACTAATTTCGTAatcaaaaaaagctccttttgacagaatgggtgaaatgaatttccatAGGAACGGTTCGCTTTGTTCTTAGCAACACATACGTAGTACACATTGGTGTCCTCATCGACGGCATTATTTTGATACAAACATAGAATTTAATTTGTTCAGTTTTGATTTAGTTCACAATTAGAAATATTTTACGTGTTTTTTTAGGTATTTCATTGCAAATAACAAAGATTCTAAGATTGTTTGTGTATTCGGCAAGTCGCCAGAAAGCTTGTGTggggaaaagttttcacccatgctctcaaaaagtgacgttaaacttttgctgtaaaaataggctatgagaccacctgctCTTCATACACTTTGGTCGATGTATTGGTGAGGAAGAACACCATAAGCCTACCTGATATATACACTCACTTTGAtctgaactcactggttgaacgtTGTTTCCCTGCCaacaattaaatttattatttttatttggcacgtttttctatacaaaacaaaattccgaatttttttttgatagaTCATGcgattttaatgaatttttcaTAGTTTGCAATATTCAAAGTAAAAAGTTTTTCTATACTAACGCAAGCTTTTCAAACTTCAAATCTACAATCTGGTATGATTTTCAAACtggaataactttttattATAgctacttaattttttcacagTGGAATTTATTTATCTCTTGGGTACATGATAAACTTATGTTTCTTAAAGCAATAAGGCATGACCGTCCCTCCTGATCAACAAATATTCAAGTATTTTTCCAATGTTACTAAATCTTTTATTTGGAAAGATATGTTTTTCATGtgtaaatttttaataataaatttttaattttaataactttTATTGTACTTaatattgaaattttaaatttcatataAAGATAACGGCATAAGAGCATAATAATAGTTATAGTATATTGGGCCTGATCGCCAACGAAAGTTGATAAAATTTATCTGATCGGTTATTATGCTCGAATCCACCAGTGGAATTTGTTTTCCACCGGTGGATAATTTCTCCACTGGTGGATAACTCTTTCCGATTCGAGTAGCCATTGGTTTTGCCTATCTGTCGATCacacttttgtttacattcagaggtgttgttttgcggaatgaataaaatagtaaatttGGCTTATTTACGGACCATCTAGTGAAGAAGCAGAACACAGCAGAAGTGGCCTTAGACAGTACCGACTGTAGGCCTGCTCAAACAATCCGGGTAAAGTGTAAAACGGGTTGTTGACTGAACAAGTCTagatgaaacaaaatcgtaTGAACTCTAGGACGAGTTTTGAATCCTTTCTGAACTAGCCGCTTTTGAAACTATTTTGAAACAACGCGATACAATAAGGAGTGCAATAAGGAGTGTCCGAAGCCGCTCACGGTCTCTCGTCCTCGCCAGTCCATTATCCTGGCCTTAATGTCTGACGCCTTCGAGTCATCTGACCACTTAAATTTAAACCCAGTACACCTCTTCTGCaatggcggatttaacggtaagCGGACTGAGTGGATGCGGAAGGCCCCGTGGATATCAAGTCCAGCATATAGGGTGTGTACAGTACTCTCATCGCGGGTCTCCGTGAGCGATAGAGGCTCCATGGACGAAGGGACTCAAAGACTACAAGGCGCCCATGTATGAGGGATCCCGACCAACACCCTCACTCCCTCAAGAAAAAAATTGTGTAGTGTATTTGATTCAAAGCCAAGTGAAGaaatcaccccccccccccctcaccctGCTCAACACCTGGGTCGTTTGTGTACATGCGTTTAACATGGCCTGTCCACTgaagcctggcgagcttgatacgatAATGAGTGCTCTTCCACACATACGATGAtgatttcgtcagatttgataaaaataaaataactgcatTACAATTGTAATCTATATGATTCAGTGTAGATGCTATTCAAGTTTACATGTTCGTTTAAATGgatgaacaaaaaatcattgtGTGACGCGTTTGTTACAAGGCGTGGAACTTAGCGATGTGAGAGTCAATCCGAATATTCCCGGGCTGTATCCATCCATAAGCGACCCCGTTTTTGGGGATAGTGCGGAAGGTACAAGTAAGCACAACACCTTCGATAGGTGCAAGACAACGCAAACGATTCCGACCGGAACTCGCTGCTCCAACGGATATGAGTTGCTTATACTATCTTGTACCTAGTGATCCTACTGGTCTTTTCAATCTCGTTGCATTTACGTTTCGGAACCGATTCTAACATGCCATAAGGCCATAACGTTAGGTTGGATAAAAGAGAAAGATTAGCagaaaaggatttattttgttggtttttcatTTCTTAGCTTGAACCATAAACATTAGATACCTGTTATTAACCTAAATTTATGTGTTCTGATTGTTtataaattgatattttctAAACaagttattttatattttctaaaaaagaaaattttagCCAAATCGAGTGATAAAACATCTCAAACAACTCAAACAGCGgtaaaatatcattttttgcGAGCTGtta
This sequence is a window from Anopheles merus strain MAF chromosome 3R, AmerM5.1, whole genome shotgun sequence. Protein-coding genes within it:
- the LOC121595437 gene encoding uncharacterized protein LOC121595437 — translated: MYLTSSHDSSHICQVRNVNKHGQPPVKIVCRIIVKFYVKSREKEKHHFIPKFGNIRPSMIEQLCVCMPTKYDAVSTTITKAGCDRDRHILNWTNTPVVVYLQANQRCHTPQNSMERTLDHRIDKWFLCASVVKKCVVRCIMCFTLFVSLCKWYN